One segment of Drosophila ananassae strain 14024-0371.13 chromosome 3R, ASM1763931v2, whole genome shotgun sequence DNA contains the following:
- the LOC6507136 gene encoding mucin-19 isoform X11, which translates to MEVIKPMDFSSFSAFCEHLNKSSQIAAAATTAAAAATTPPTTTVLNNGNGIYLEKMERQGKMELAAKERESQRLQLIPKKWNRREEYEFLRVLTGYGVDLHLSTPMGGNNASTLTPDWTKFKQMAHLERKSDETLTDYYKVFVTMCKRQAGLKLAESERGLEGIIEEIEKEHAKLILDRLELLSKLREVARNPQLEDRLKLCTMNADTPDWWEPGRHDKELITAVLKHGLYRSETFIFNDPNFSFGESEKRFIRELEAQIQRTIKLEAFNAEKAEKLAAAEKAAAAEKAAADKAVKNEVIDLDDELMTDESVIKKEGTPVKEEIKAEETADKKEAASPEPNTSEEEEPAKVESETEVKDDAVKAEDSEKETEPEAKAGEKEKSPAEADKDASETEESKASEEKMEVEEASIPAENGQEKAEITAESSPEKTPESEEKKSPEDKDKSVEVEEESAKMEVEEAPKADSEDKSPEKAESDAKESEEKTLPKPEEEKPEESKEESKEKSEDSDKEEKKPSAEAPETPEKASPATETEAAATAAKKPAGDQEILDLVAGPTDPDDDEVMKEKEKAVEEECKKQAAELKARFPDLEVIQPAAVKQQKLEKPKLEMCMIRWFKDFALERRIAHIVACVESGKWPVDSKYSAFASCKGVTDLSIALHESIPHLSSLERRSTTPDVITITTDQGVTKHLQASQMQQVASSAAASSGATGLSQSLSQSKPVSASTLPLLDANNINAAVAAAVAAAAAGGNATSLSSLLPGMSLSAATGASAGGVGGLNVPSAGSGLGKKRKRHIAIDVETERAKLHALLNSSTMAPKDWESEIANMEALTGGSSGRGRGSGSSSALSGMQPPPAHQHASLSRQSSGQFSKPAVPALKTPPPSMGAPMDLSSSLPKMNMTEMLKSASNAVAIDLSEVQDFSMPSKKSSVHAALSSAFPSMGSKSKLDDTLNKLMKKNNCTIEEPVIGKEKKRKKLDEIVLGLSAAKEQKTFPDPSLPSSKKPQIPPSVSVTPANLQSSSSQQQSNQKPFTITVTTVPGKSKGASSSGGSGAGGSSSASGGGAAGGSGLSALQNMAMGGLSSKDSLNALLAQTMATDPQTFLKQQQKMMQFLPPAQRKAYENMLAEMEQAMKLSSKYSANSPHDVKVNKWLSDMTSPLGDQLSIDYVGGGGAGSSSANSRRSNRQQSSSSQQSPSAAQLQKQQQQQQQQQQQQQQQSMAGPQNLTGEEPVPVINKQTGKRLGGNKAPQLKRLMQWLTENPNYEVDPKWLEQMQNPMSAPSPKPSSMDSYGSSAVKSHGGRPSSNSSNASSSSHTQQQQPNPAQSPAGNSGSSKKSSRQQSAAAAALDQAALQFGSLAGLNPNLLANLPGLGAFDPKNPLAAFDPKNPLLSMPFGGMPGMANIPGLGNLNNMNLFASLAGMGGLGNLAGMDTQSLAALMAAAGPSLGGLTGSSGAAGSSKNQGQSGGGSSNSSSSSASKKKQQQQQAQQQAQNEAAQLAAALSASSGGSGGGSSGGAGGKNSAPSASQLAAGFPFLFPNPSLLYPPMGLGGLNPYSLGSSGLGSAYDQLAQQYNLLNGATSSASNTSSTQSKSHQSQSKSSQSRNASAAANSAASLMNAMASMGGASTATTQSSSASGSGRGRQSSGRSQPQVTPTAADMAQLSSLLMPGADPLLLESLSRMSNMDLAQATRLMSSLGMPPLPGTSSSASGGGGGGSTSSSSASKRSSSQSANDQAKEHQKWLESLARGALPTDLAALQAFSQGKMPSTSSSNTATSSSSSSKSAKSSAAAAAAAAAAAQLPQIPGMTSDFSQAFLAEMAAQAMAAAGGSLPLSGPGSLASLAGLTGGSAGGSSGGASGGGSSSGNSSSSKRQREQDAFKQQMDYYTKTLGLGSGISLIPTSAGGSSSSSVAAAYAAALDAEHQQQQQQKSKRSRSEIHPTKEELAAAALAAGLPLNLGASMSSIEKSLRGGSSSSSSSTPAPMSAEQDKVTLTPLNASGSGSGSGSASGSGSSAAAAGLAANLPSQTTITIAPPISSGASTSSERSERSESRISLTITNAADAAKLPPPYEEADELIIQPILKKPAASGNPGSSHGGSVEDLDTAGNTSAANLSGSSSSSAAAAAAAAAAAAAEENRRSSNRLKRPRSGNEQGSVSAEGQPPEKRRELRSTRHTRSSADANSLNLSAGSESGAEERNE; encoded by the exons atggaggTTATTAAACCCATGGATTTCAGTAGCTTCTCAGCTTTCTGCGAGCATCTCAACAAATCTTCACAAATTGCAGCTGCTGCCACAActgcggcagcggcagctacaacaccaccaacaacaacagtctTAAACAATGGAAATGGCAtttatttggag AAAATGGAGCGGCAGGGGAAGATGGAGCTGGCCGCCAAGGAGCGTGAATCGCAACGCCTGCAGCTCATCCCCAAGAAGTGGAACCGACGCGAGGAATACGAATTCCTGCGAGTCCTCACCGGCTACGGCGTCGACCTTCACCTCTCCACGCCCATGGGCGGCAACAATGCCAGCACCCTCACTCCCGACTGGACCAAGTTCAAGCAGATGGCCCATCTGGAGCGGAAGAGCGACGAAACCCTAACAGACTACTACAAGGTGTTTGTCACCATGTGCAAGCGCCAAGCGGGCCTGAAACTGGCCGAATCCGAGCGTGGACTGGAGGGCATTATCGAGGAGATCGAGAAGGAGCACGCCAAGCTGATACTGGATCGGTTGGAGCTCCTGTCAAAGCTTCGGGAAGTGGCCCGCAACCCCCAGCTGGAGGACCGGCTGAAGCTCTGCACCATGAACGCCGACACACCGGACTGGTGGGAGCCGGGTCGTCACGACAAGGAACTGATAACGGCTGTACTTAAGCACGGTCTCTACCGCTCCGAGACCTTCATCTTCAACGATCCCAACTTCAGTTTCGGGGAGTCGGAGAAGCGATTCATCCGCGAACTGGAGGCCCAGATCCAGCGCACCATCAAACTCGAGGCTTTTAACGCCGAGAAGGCCGAGAAACTGGCGGCAGCCGAGAAGGCAGCCGCCGCTGAGAAGGCCGCCGCAGATAAGGCCGTCAAGAACGAGGTGATAGACTTGGACGATGAACTGATGACCGACGAAAGTGTCATCAAGAAGGAGGGCACGCCCGTCAAGGAGGAAATCAAGGCGGAGGAGACTGCCGACAAGAAGGAAGCTGCCAGTCCAGAACCCAATACGTCCGAGGAGGAGGAACCCGCCAAGGTTGAGTCCGAAACGGAAGTCAAGGACGATGCTGTGAAGGCGGAAGATTCCGAAAAGGAAACTGAACCGGAAGCCAAGGCTGGAGAGAAGGAGAAGTCCCCAGCAGAGGCTGACAAAGATGCTTCCGAGACTGAAGAGTCCAAGGCTAGTGAAGAGAAGATGGAGGTCGAGGAGGCGTCCATCCCAGCCGAGAATGGCCAGGAGAAGGCTGAAATTACCGCTGAATCCTCTCCTGAAAAGACCCCCGAATCGGAGGAGAAGAAGTCCCCTGAAGACAAGGACAAGTCGGTTGAGGTTGAGGAAGAATCTGCCAAAATGGAAGTGGAGGAAGCGCCCAAAGCAGATTCGGAGGATAAATCTCCCGAGAAAGCAGAGTCCGACGCCAAGGAGTCTGAGGAGAAGACACTTCCAAAGCCCGAGGAGGAAAAGCCAGAAGAGTCCAAGGAGGAATCCAAGGAGAAGTCCGAGGACAGCGACAAGGAGGAGAAGAAGCCATCTGCTGAAGCTCCTGAAACCCCCGAGAAAGCTTCGCCTGCCACTGAAACCGAAGCGGCTGCTACGGCTGCCAAGAAGCCAGCTGGCGATCAAGAGATCCTCGACCTTGTGGCCGGTCCCACAGATCCCGATGACGACGAGGTCAtgaaggagaaggagaaggcCGTCGAGGAGGAGTGCAAGAAGCAGGCGGCCGAGCTGAAGGCCCGCTTCCCCGACCTGGAGGTCATCCAACCGGCGGCGGTGAAGCAACAGAAGCTGGAGAAGCCCAAGCTGGAGATGTGCATGATCCGTTGGTTCAAGGACTTCGCCCTGGAGCGCCGCATTGCGCACATTGTGGCCTGCGTGGAGTCCGGCAAGTGGCCGGTCGACAGCAAGTACAGTGCCTTCGCCAGCTGCAAGGGAGTCACCGATCTGAGCATCGCTCTCCACGAATCCATTCCGCACCTGAGCAGCCTggagcgccgctccaccacacCCGATGTGATCACCATCACCACGGACCAGGGTGTGACCAAGCACCTCCAAGCTTCGCAGATGCAGCAGGTGGCCAGTTCGGCGGCCGCTTCCTCCGGCGCAACCGGCTTGTCCCAGTCCCTAAGCCAATCCAAGCCCGTGAGTGCTTCCACTCTACCGCTACTGGATGCGAACAACATCAATGCTGCGGTGGCGGCTGCTGTGGCGGCAGCTGCGGCAGGTGGTAATGCCACCTCGCTGTCCAGCCTGCTGCCTGGCATGTCGCTGAGTGCGGCCACGGGCGCCTCGGCTGGAGGAGTTGGTGGCCTTAATGTGCCCAGTGCCGGTTCCGGATTGGGCAAGAAGCGTAAGCGTCACATTGCCATCGACGTGGAGACGGAGAGGGCCAAGCTACACGCCCTCCTCAACAGCTCCACAA TGGCCCCTAAAGACTGGGAAAGCGAGATAGCTAACATGGAGGCCCTGACTGGTGGATCTTCTGGCCGGGGACGTGGAAGTGGCTCCTCATCAGCCCTATCCGGCATGCAACCGCCACCCGCTCACCAACACGCCTCACTCTCCCGGCAATCCTCTGGCCAGTTCAGCAAGCCAGCTGTGCCGGCCCTGAAAACGCCACCGCCCTCAATGGGCGCACCCATGGACTTGTCCTCAAG CTTGCCCAAGATGAACATGACGGAGATGCTCAAGTCTGCTTCCAATGCCGTGGCCATCGACCTGAGCGAGGTGCAGGACTTCTCCATGCCCTCCAAGAAATCCAGCGTGCATGCGGCCCTCAGCTCAGCCTTCCCCTCGATGGGTAGCAAGAGCAAACTGGACGACACCCTCAACAAGCTAATGAAAAAGAATAATTGC ACCATTGAAGAGCCTGTGATTGGCAAGGAGAAGAAGCGCAAGAAGCTGGACGAGATTGTGCTCGGGCTGTCAGCGGCCAAGGAGCAGAAGACCTTCCCGGATCCATCGTTGCCGTCTTCGAAGAAGCCGCAGATTCCGCCCAGCGTCTCGGTGACGCCGGCCAATCTGCAATCCTCGTCCAGCCAACAGCAATCGAACCAGAAACCCTTCACCATCACTGTGACCACAGTGCCCGGAA AGTCCAAGGGCGCATCGTCAAGCGGAGGATCCGGCGCCGGAGGAAGCTCATCGGCCAGCGGCGGCGGAGCAGCCGGCGGCAGCGGCCTGAGTGCCCTGCAGAACATGGCCATGGGCGGATTGTCGTCCAAGGACAGTCTGAATGCCCTTCTGGCCCAGACGATGGCCACCGATCCCCAGACGTTCCtcaagcaacaacaaaagatGATGCAGTTCCTGCCACCGGCCCAGAGGAAAGCCTACGAGAACATGCTGGCCGAAATGGAACAGGCCATGAAGCTGAGCTCCAAATACTCGGCCAACTCTCCGCACGACGTCAAGGTCAACAAGTGGCTGTCCGACATGACCAGTCCTTTGGGCGACCAGCTGAGCATTGATTACGTCGGAGGGGGAGGAGCAGGATCCAGCAGTGCCAACAGCCGGCGCTCCAATCGCCAGCAGAGCAGCTCCTCCCAGCAATCCCCCAGTGCCGCTCAGctccagaaacaacaacagcaacaacaacagcagcaacagcaacaacaacagcagtcgATGGCTGGCCCCCAGAATCTCACTGGAGAGGAACCCGTTCCGGTGATCAACAAGCAGACGGGCAAGCGTCTCGGCGGCAACAAGGCTCCGCAGCTCAAGCGGCTGATGCAATG GCTCACGGAGAATCCCAACTATGAAGTGGATCCCAAGTGGCTGGAGCAGATGCAGAACCCAATGTCTGCCCCTTCGCCGAAGCCCAGCTCAATGGATAGTTATGGTTCGTCGGCGGTTAAGTCGCACGGTGGCCGACCGTCGTCCAACTCCAGCAAcgcctcctcctcttcgcacacgcagcaacaacagccgaatcccgcgcagtcgccggccggCAACTCTGGCAGCTCCAAGAAGTCATCCCGTCAGCAGTCGGCTGCGGCTGCCGCCTTGGATCAGGCTGCTCTGCAATTCGGCTCTCTGGCCGGCCTGAATCCCAACCTGCTGGCCAACCTGCCCGGACTAGGAGCATTCGATCCAAAGAATCCACTGGCTGCCTTTGATCCGAAGAATCCGCTGCTCTCCATGCCATTTGGTGGAATGCCCGGAATGGCGAATATACCGGGGCTTGGAAACCTGAACAACATGAATCTGTTCGCCAGCTTGGCGGGCATGGGAGGATTGGGCAATCTGGCCGGTATGGACACCCAGTCGCTGGCAGCGCTGATGGCTGCTGCCGGACCATCGCTTGGAGGACTGACAGGCAGTTCCGGAGCGGCGGGATCCAGCAAGAACCAAGGCCAGTCTGGCGGCGGCTCCTCCAACTCGTCCTCATCGTCGGCGAGCAaaaagaagcagcagcagcaacaggcgCAACAGCAGGCCCAGAACGAAGCAGCTCAACTGGCAGCGGCCCTGAGCGCCAGCAGCGGAGGATCAGGTGGTGGCTCGTCGGGAGGCGCCGGAGGAAAGAACTCTGCGCCGTCGGCTTCTCAACTGGCGGCAGGATTCCCCTTCCTGTTCCCGAATCCATCGCTCCTTTACCCACCCATGGGACTGGGCGGCTTGAACCCGTACTCCCTGGGATCCAGTGGCCTCGGCTCCGCCTACGACCAGCTGGCCCAGCAGTACAACCTGCTGAACGGAGCCACTTCCTCCGCCTCCAACACGAGTTCCACGCAATCAAAATCGCATCAGTCGCAGTCCAAGTCCAGCCAGTCGAGGAACGCCTCGGCTGCTGCCAATTCGGCGGCCAGCCTGATGAACGCCATGGCCAGCATGGGTGGAGCCAGCACAGCGACCACCCAGTCCTCGTCCGCCTCAGGATCGGGTCGTGGCAGGCAGTCGAGCGGCAGGAGCCAGCCCCAAGTTACGCCCACGGCGGCGGACATGGCCCAGCTGAGCAGCTTGCTCATGCCGGGAGCAGATCCTCTTCTGCTGGAGTCCCTGAGCCGAATGAGCAATATGGATTTGGCGCAGGCCACCAGATTGATGAGCTCCTTGGGCATGCCACCGCTGCCGGGAACTTCCAGCTCGGCGTCCggtggtggcggcggtggaagcacctcctccagcagtgccAGCAAGCGAAGCAGCAGCCAGTCTGCCAACGACCAGGCCAAGGAACACCAGAAGTGGCTCGAGAGTTTGGCCCGGGGAGCCCTGCCAACCGATCTTGCCGCTCTGCAGGCCTTCTCGCAGGGCAAAATGCCGTCCACATCGTCCTCGAATACGGCCACCTCGTCGTCGTCCTCCAGCAAGAGCGCCAAGTCCTCggctgcggcggcggcggcagcagcagcggcagctcAACTGCCTCAGATACCAGGCATGACCAGTGATTTCTCGCAGGCCTTCTTGGCCGAAATGGCTGCCCAAGCGATGGCGGCCGCTGGAGGATCACTGCCACTAAGCGGACCCGGCTCCCTGGCCAGTCTGGCCGGCCTAACAGGCGGATCGGCTGGAGGCTCGAGCGGTGGTGCCAGCGGCGGTGGAAGCTCCTCAGGGAACAGCAGTTCATCGAAGCGCCAGCGCGAACAGGATGCCTTCAAGCAACAGATGGACTACTACACCAAGACCTTGGGACTGGGATCGGGTATATCACTGATTCCCACATCGGCCGGCGGATCCTCATCCTCTTCGGTGGCAGCGGCCTATGCTGCCGCCTTGGACGCTgaacaccagcaacaacaacagcagaaaTCGAAGCGGTCGCGCAGCGAAATCCATCCAACAAAAGAGGAACTGGCGGCTGCCGCCCTGGCAGCAGGACTACCCCTGAACCTGGGAGCCAGCATGAGCAGCATCGAGAAGAGCTTGAGAGGCGGAAGCAGCTCCAGCAGCAGTTCCACGCCAGCACCCATGTCCGCGGAACAGGATAAGGTTACGCTAACGCCATTGAATGCCTCCGGATCGGGATCGGGTTCAGGATCTGCATCCGGATCGGGATCATCAGCGGCTGCAGCCGGCTTGGCGGCCAATCTGCCGAGTCAGACGACCATCACCATTGCTCCTCCGATCAGCAGTGGTGCCAGCACGAGCAGCGAGCGATCGGAGCGCTCCGAGTCGCGCATATCGCTAACCATCACCAATGCAGCGGACGCGGCGAAGCTGCCCCCACCGTACGAGGAGGCGGACGAGCTGATCATTCAGCCCATTCTCAAGAAGCCGGCGGCATCCGGAAATCCGGGTAGCAGCCACGGCGGCAGCGTTGAGGACTTGGACACGGCCGGAAACACTTCGGCGGCCAATCTGAGTGGCTCCTCCAGTTCCTCCgctgcagcggcggcggctgcggctgctgctgccgccgccgagGAGAACCGTCGCTCCTCCAACAGGCTAAAGCGTCCGAGATCTGGCAACGAACAGGGTAGTGTTTCCGCTGAAGGCCAGCCACCAGAGAAGCGGCGAGAGCTGAGATCCACGCGACATACACGCTCCTCGGCGGACGCCAATAGCCTGAATCTCTCGGCAGGAAGCGAATCCGGAGCGGAGGAGCGGAATGAATGA
- the LOC6503447 gene encoding uncharacterized protein LOC6503447 produces MSEHSIKENYSRRSMRSMKSHVSKSAFFEYTPQQEVDIVAIIYKFYLEDFRNFSEEEKEIRLAGLDALDMLRTVEQVHNDVATLRLENHIMVEFLEKNDPKLLLGLRQRRTSILRRLQTKRNSGSHVASSRHSSSKRSIPMSANQLVGLGSAGVLTEKRRGMDYKLNFKAKAEMAEKRAAEVEKRVSDIERNAMTEVKQLRAKIEELRYRSEETIETENNFMLHFMRDENDIAFLESATERQIERKLRKFTTNWFKNARALLGTMKLTIVSLQETCQQHRADLITKSDLSGILTAVDFEKLIIKRTELVNQLEEKNIHMAGLKGVTGKTSLAMTEEKQAMMNLEAEMRNVLNRTEEVTRAIQKLEKEVAAVQSHNAKDYVTLDELKAQLQEYEAPSVSEYIERKEEAHNLEKEEKMLQRKIYILNMKLNNAIRRRNRMQDY; encoded by the exons ATGTCGGAACACAGTATTAAAGAGAACTATAGCCGGCGCTCGATGCGCTCCATGAAGTCGCATGTCAGCAAGTCGGCCTTCTTCGAGTACACGCCCCAGCAGGAGGTGGACATCGTGGCCATCATCTACAAGTTCTACTTGGAGGACTTTCGCAACTTCTCGGAGGAGGAAAAGGAGATTCGACTGGCTGGGTTAGATGCCCTGGACATGCTGCGCACCGTCGAGCAGGTGCACAATGATGTGGCCACTCTCCGGCTGGAGAACCACATCATGGTTGAGTTTCTCGAGAAGAACGATCCCAAGCTGTTGTTGGGATTGCGACAGCGTCGCACTTCCATACTCCGCCGCTTGCAGACTAAGAGGAATTCGGGAAGCCATGTGGCCAGTAGCCGGCACTCCAGTTCCAAGCGCTCGATTCCCATGTCAGCCAACCAACTGGTCGGGTTGGGATCAGCCGGTGTCCTGACGGAGAAGCGTCGCGGCATGGACTACAAGCTGAACTTTAAGGCCAAGGCGGAGATGGCCGAGAAGAGGGCGGCCGAGGTGGAGAAGCGGGTCTCAGATATCGAGAGGAATG CCATGACCGAGGTGAAGCAGCTGCGGGCCAAAATTGAGGAGCTGCGCTATCGCAGCGAGGAAACCATTGAAACGGAAAACAACTTCATGCTGCACTTTATGCGGGACGAGAACGACATTGCCTTCCTGGAGTCGGCCACCGAGCGGCAGATCGAGCGGAAGCTGCGCAAGTTCACCACAAACTGGTTCAAGAACGCCCGGGCCCTGCTGGGCACCATGAAGCTGACCATTGTGTCGCTGCAGGAGACCTGCCAGCAGCACCGTGCCGATCTGATCACCAAATCGGATCTCAGCGGCATCCTAACGGCTGTGGACTTTGAGAAGCTGATCATCAAGCGAACGGAGCTGGTCAACCAGCTGGAGGAGAAGAACATCCACATGGCGGGCCTGAAGGGAGTCACAGGCAAGACATCGCTGGCCATGACCGAGGAGAAGCAGGCCATGATGAACCTGGAGGCCGAGATGCGTAATGTCCTGAACCGCACGGAGGAAGTCACCCGAGCCATTCAGAAGCTGGAGAAGGAGGTGGCCGCCGTTCAGTCGCACAACGCCAAGGACTATGTCACTCTCGATGAGCTGAAGGCCCAGCTGCAGGAGTACGAGGCTCCGAGCGTCAGTGAGTACATCGAGCGCAAGGAGGAGGCCCACAACCTGGAGAAGGAGGAGAAGATGCTGCAGCGCAAGATCTACATCCTCAACATGAAGCTAAACAACGCCATTCGCCGGCGCAACCGAATGCAGGACTACTAA